In a single window of the Montipora capricornis isolate CH-2021 chromosome 11, ASM3666992v2, whole genome shotgun sequence genome:
- the LOC138025054 gene encoding PAT complex subunit Asterix-like has translation MPAAGSYSSTKEDPRRPNKIFRYKPVTNKPTDDPTPEYMNLLGMIFSMCGLLMKLKWAAWAAVYCSFITFSNSRSSEDTKQMFSSFLLSVSAVVMSYLQNPQPMASTW, from the exons ATGCCGGCCGCTGGTTCATATTCGTCCACaaaggaagatcctagaagacCAAACAAAATATTCCGCTATAAACCAGTGACTAACAAGCCTACAGATGATCCTACTCCAGAGTATATGAATCTTTTAGGGATGATATTTAGTATGTGTGGGCTTCTTATGAAG CTCAAGTGGGCTGCATGGGCAGCTGTTTACTGTTCTTTCATCACCTTTTCGAATTCACGTTCATCAGAGGATACAAAGCAGATGTTCAGCAGTTTCCT aTTATCAGTTTCAGCTGTGGTGATGTCATACCTTCAAAATCCACAGCCGATGGCTTCAACCTGGTAG